One segment of Triticum aestivum cultivar Chinese Spring chromosome 2A, IWGSC CS RefSeq v2.1, whole genome shotgun sequence DNA contains the following:
- the LOC123188272 gene encoding protein THYLAKOID FORMATION1, chloroplastic, whose protein sequence is MAAISSLPFAALRRAADWRPSTATAAVSVSGGVMLNARARRGSRSVVRCVATAGDIPPTVADTKMNFLKSYKRPIPSIYSTVLQELLVQQHLMRYKSTYQYDPVFALGFVTVYDQLMEGYPSTEDRDAIFKSYVTALNEDPEQYRADAQRMEEWARSQNGNLLVEFSSRDGEIESILKDISERAQGKGNFSYSRFFAVGLFRLLELSNATEPTVLDKLCAALNINKKSVDRDLDVYRNLLSKLVQAKELLKEYIEREKKKREERLETPKPNEAVAKFDGSAYPLKH, encoded by the exons ATGGCGGCCATATCATCGCTTCCGTTCGCTGCACTGCGCCGAGCGGCCGACTGGAGGCCGTCGACGGCGACTGCCGCGGTGAGCGTCTCCGGTGGCGTCATGCTCAACGCGAGGGCTCGGCGGGGCTCACGTTCGGTGGTGCGCTGCGTCGCTACGGCTGGTG ATATCCCACCTACTGTGGCAGATACAAAGATGAACTTCCTGAAGTCATACAAACGTCCTATTCCAAGCATTTACAGTACAGTCCTACAAGAACTTTTGGTGCAGCAACATCTGATGAGATACAAAAGTACCTATCAGTATGATCCTGTGTTTGCTCTTGGATTTGTCACCGTCTATGACCAGCTTATGGAAGGGTACCCCAGCACCGAGGACAGGGATGCCATCTTCAAGTCATACGTAACGGCGTTAAATGAAGATCCTGAGCAATACAG GGCTGATGCACAAAGGATGGAAGAGTGGGCACGCTCACAAAATGGTAACTTGTTAGTTGAATTTTCTTCCAGAGATGGGGAAATAGAGTCCATTCTGAAAGATATATCAGAAAGGGCCCAGGGTAAGGGAAACTTCAGCTACAGCCGGTTCTTTGCTGTTGGCTTGTTCCGTTTGCTTGAGCTCTCAAATGCGACGGAGCCAACCGTACTGGACAAG CTTTGTGCTGCTCTAAACATCAATAAAAAGAGCGTGGATAGAGACCTTGACGTTTACCGCAACTTACTCTCGAAACTGGTTCAAGCCAAGGAACTTCTCAAGGAATACATCGAGAG GgaaaagaagaagagagaggagAGATTGGAGACGCCCAAGCCGAATGAGGCTGTTGCAAAATTCGATGGAAGCGCTTATCCCTTGAAGCATTAA
- the LOC123188273 gene encoding chlorophyll a-b binding protein CP29.2, chloroplastic codes for MASSVAAAASAFLGTRLADPAPQNGRIVARFGFGKKKAPPKKAKAPPTTDRPLWFPGAQAPEYLDGTLVGDYGFDPFGLGKPAEYLQYDVDSLDQNLAQNLAGEIIGTRFEDADVKSTPFQPYAEVFGLQRFRECELIHGRWAMLATLGALTVEWLTGVTWQDAGKVELVDGSSYLGQPLPFTLTTLIWIEVLVIGYIEFQRNAELDPERRLYPGGSYFDPLGLAADPEKKETLQLAEIKHARLAMVAFLGFAVQAAATGKGPLNNWATHLSDPLHTTIFDTLGSS; via the exons ATGGCTTCGTCGGTGGCCGCCGCGGCGAGCGCGTTCCTCGGGACCCGGCTGGCGGACCCGGCGCCGCAGAACGGGCGCATCGTGGCGCGGTTCGGCTTCGGCAAGAAGAAGGCCCCGCCGAAGAAGGCCAAGGCGCCCCCGACCACCGACCGGCCGCTGTGGTTCCCCGGCGCGCAGGCGCCCGAGTACCTCGACGGCACGCTCGTCGGCGACTACGGCTTCGACCCCTTCGGCCTCGGGAAGCCCGCGGAGTACCTGCAGTACGACGTGGACTCCCTGGACCAGAACCTGGCCCAGAACCTGGCGGGCGAGATCATCGGCACCCGGTTCGAGGACGCCGACGTCAAGTCCACCCCCTTCCAGCCCTACGCCGAGGTGTTCGGCCTCCAGAGGTTCCGCGAGTGCGAGCTCATCCACGGCCGCTGGGCCATGCTCGCCACCCTCGGCGCCCTCACCGTCGAGTGGCTCACCGGCGTCACCTGGCAGGACGCCGGCAAG GTGGAGCTGGTGGACGGGTCGTCGTACCTGGGGCAGCCGCTGCCGTTCACGCTCACCACGCTGATCTGGATCGAGGTGCTGGTGATCGGGTACATCGAGTTCCAGCGCAACGCGGAGCTGGACCCGGAGAGGAGGCTCTACCCCGGTGGCTCCTACTTCGACCCGCTGGGTCTCGCGGCggacccggagaagaaggagactctGCAGCTGGCGGAGATCAAGCACGCCCGCCTCGCCATGGTCGCCTTCCTCGGCTTCGCCGTGCAGGCCGCCGCCACCGGCAAGGGGCCGCTCAACAACTGGGCCACCCACCTCAGCGACCCGCTGCACACCACCATCTTCGACACCTTGGGCTCCTCTTAA